The Tubulanus polymorphus chromosome 3, tnTubPoly1.2, whole genome shotgun sequence nucleotide sequence TGATTGTCATTAGTAAATATTGGAGTTTGAATTTGATGTGATGTTTTCTGGTGAAATACTACCTAAATATGGAAGATGAAGTGAAATATTTCACATTTGAGTTGGTCACAGCTAAAGCAGATGAACAAAATGATCCAGGTAGGTAGAGAGGCTACGTCTGgtgtagttagttacctaatcgttggtggtaagctttttcgataaatatccgatcgtgaaactaaaccacggcacagacaggttactgactacgtCTGGTGCTGTCAGTCCAGCTACTTtttactaatgtctatttattaattgatgagacctgtttttcttggatattttgcttactttttggggtacatacctcatttatgtcttaacagaatgccaaaaatcgcggacaacaactgaatatccgatatatttccagttctgtaccaattagatggattggcaaaaatactccttaagtccagttgaatgagagagaaaatcctccattttgtgaaatttcttgaatttttacattgtcaccatgcctacgaaatgaagttatttttcttgtggggtctccacaactaaatcagggtggcgtaggcatggtaacaatgttcaaattcaagaaatttgacaaaatggaggattttctctctcattcaactggacttaaggagtctttttgccaatccatctaattggtacagaactggaaatatatcggatattcagttgttgtccgcgacttttggcattctgttaagacataaatgaggtatgtaccccaaaaagtaagcaaaatatccaagaaaaacaggtctcatcaattgataaatagacattaaccCTCTCAACCCTCTGCTGGGTAGTCTAAATTTAGTAGTCTGGGAAGTCTAGTTTTTAGtttacctagccgttgtttgTTGGGTGGTTCGTTGTAGGGGAACCctacaacgactggtattcagactacccTCTGGTTCCTCAAGATCCTACTAACCCTAAACCCGATGATATGATTTTTACCTCCTGACTGCAATTACTTAGAGTGTAACCCTAGTGGGTCTTAAGAGACGGCCAGGGCCTTTTTATAGGTTGTTATGGCTCACAACCTGACTAAGTTAGCAGAGCTTAGTCCATGTATGTGTCTCGACAGCCAACGCCAGAGGTGGTTTCCAACTAGGGACCTCTCGGTTCCCAGTCCTCCACTCAACCAACTGAGCTAACTGCACAggacaaattaaaagaattttaaaatcgaaaatttatttattcaaaaaatctaaactaTAAAATACATACGCGTAGGCCTATACTATATTATATAGGGTACGGTCAAGTAGTGCAAAAGTAAATACTTTGCTCTATAGCTTACTACGGCTAAATATCCCAAAATCAACTTTTTACGCTTTTTTGGCTAGCCTTTCTGTTCGATTCATTTGTCTCCCAGCTCCAGACGATCGTTCATTTCTGAtttgtgtaaatattttcagagTTTCTGCAGCACCCCGACGACAGAAGCGGTCACAGAATAATCGTCACGAATAATAATCTTTATTCGATCGGAGGTTATAATCCTCATTATTGGGGTCGAGAAAACGATGAGTTTACTATATACCCTATATTCAGAGAAGTACGtctaatgtttaaaatcaatagttttctcatcctcgcttgccagggtttgattgacTCCCGCTGAAGCTCAGGCCAACACAAACCTTGGCCGCAAACCCTTTATTGGTCTTTTGCACCACTCAAGATTTCTTTGGCGCAATAGACCAATAAAGGAACTCGGTTTGTTGAATGAGCTTGCGCAGAAGAAATTCAAACCCTGGGAAGTGAGGATGGTCTATCTGAAGCGATGTCTCTATCTTAACTATCCGCTGATTAACTTTAACCATTTTATGTGCAACTGACCCCCATTGTAATAAGTGATATGATATTGGTTTGGTTTTTCGTAGTTATGGAAGTTCAATTTAACGACTAGAATATGGATGAAACTGAAAACATCAGGAGAGATGCCCGTCGAATTAGCCTCACATGCAGGTAATTACATTCgagttttcataaataattggtaATACATTCTAGGTTTGATTCTAGTCTGAATACCGGACAGGTGATGTACTAGGTTACCCGACAACTTGGAAAAAACAGTTTTAGTTCTAGATACCGGTAGGCCTATTGTGACCTGAATTTCTGCACCCAATTCGACAGTTATGAATTAGATTGACTGTAGCTCTTGATATTCATGTACAGGggctggttgcatagtcatggcttagacttaagaccagtccaagaccaactttgttctatagccaatctaacaatctaagaccagtctcaacatttaagaccacttttggacttaagtcacaactgtgcaactggaccCTGGGGCCGATTCCAAAGTTGAGACTTAAGtaaaaaagtggtcttaaaacTTAAATCTGGTCTTAAACTGTTAGATTAggtagaactaagatggtcttagatttGTCtgaagtctaagccatgactatggaaccggccccaggtgcttatttcttaaccctttcagtgcagcTACAACACTGCAGTGCGATGTATAGATCGGTGATGgactagtacaccgcatcgcTGTGTATTGATATtagtaaaaagtttttatttCCATTGAAAGATGACAGCTCCTGGAATTTTTTAAGCGCGCTTCCGGGTATCATTAGTCGGCACTAAAAGGATTAATATGACCCCACGAAAAACAACTGAAGTTTTTGTTTCGGCCCAAGTGATGGATTGGCCCTAAAAATTGCGCAGTTCATCTGTCGCCATTAATCAATTGACTGTACTAACCAGATATTGATGTATTATAGCGGTGCTTGTTTCTTATTCAGCATTGTTACTGGGTAACAATTTACTGGTTCACGGCGGAACAGGAACTCCGTTCGGATATTCGAGCAGTAATCAACTTTACGCCTGTAATTTACGTACTTTACAATGGGTGAACATACAATGCAACGGAACTCTACCTGGAGAGGTTTACGGACATGTAAGTTTGTTTTAGCTTTACGTCGTTCGGATCTAGGTTTGCCGACACTACCGGTAATCCTATtcgattgttcatttaacatCAAGACAGGACCACAATTTTTGAAGCATTAGTTATTGTTTAGGCCTAACTAAAATCTTTGCTTCGGGCGAAAAAACAAACGTTTACTTATCTATATGGTTGGTTTTCTGAAAAAGAGTGAGTGACCGTTTATAATTTAATTGAAGGAGAAACCCACAATTGTGAAGAAGAAAAACTAATAAGACTCACtcctatgagccattttcaaaactaagagagcaGCAATGTTCAGGTTCAATTCTACGAGCTATTTTCGAAaagagttttgaaaatgtctcatagaattgagttgaaatgTCACTTCTCTCTTAGCAGTGAAAaaggctcatagaattgatttCAAGGCTGAGGGCCTTACTTCAATTgtgtttgattattttctgatgttgTCGTTACAGAGTCTCACGGTGGTtggtaaatatatctatatgttCGGTGGCACGACTGGATTTGAATACAGCGACGACGTACATAAACTTGACCTGGAAACGTTCATCTGGGAAAGAATTCCGATAGACGATCGTAAACCACCCGATAATAGAAGACGACCAAAAGGAAGGTAAGAATCATTCTGTCAACTGTGAAACAGGTTACCACATTGCTAGAGAGTGGCCTGCTTTGTTGCTGAATCATTCCAATGTTTCAATTGAAGTTTCGCAATTTGTAATTAGCTATGGAGACAGAACAACTACTGTATTCAGTGCTTATTAATTTCCGGTTGTTCAGATATATTGAGACTAGGACCAAATATGGTCTTCATATTACGGCTCAAACCTTATTGGCCAAGCTTAAGCGGAAGATATGCTTCGATCCTTTACCAAGTGTTTTGGCGATCTTGATTATTCAATACTTTGTTTGTGGATGGACAGAATGTAAATTGGAAATTTTATGAACTATTCTTGAATCGTCCTACAAAAAGTCCTACAAAGTCCTTGAATGAAATTGGATATGGGCGCTATTGATCCTGGGAGGCAGATATTgcaattgaattaaatttcaaaatattctcttCTAAACTAGGTATCGGCATGAAGCTGTCACAGATGGTGAAaaggtttttatttttggCGGTGGAAGAGCTTACGCTACTTACGGATTTGAAGAGGTAGCAATGATGAACGTCGAGACTGAAAGCGATGAAAACTCAAACACTACTGATATTTATAATTAATGTATACTTGTAGCTTGatgtttttaatataaaaGAGAATGTTTGGGAGAAGCACACGTGTCAGCCGGCTGGATCAATCGGATTCCCTAAACCTAGACGATGTCACAGTTGCGTCAGATATAAAAACAGTAAGCATTAATCGCGAGTCACTGACAAATTCTCACCGTCCGAAAAAAATATTGGAAATCAGCCGTGTTCACACTATCCACTCACAGTTTGTTCAAATTAGACTATACACATTGTCACTGGTCAAGTTAGACACAACACTGTGATTGTGGTTGACAAGCAATAAGAACTATGTTTCTGTTCATACACAGAAAAATGGTCGATTATATTATCTAGAAAGAACCTGAATCAGTGTTTTTGTCCATTCTAGAATGGAATGGACTTTTATTTGCTAGGATGAAAACTTGTTCTGTTCTAAATTGGAACAAATTGAGACCGTTCTGAATTACGAATGCGGCTAATGGGGAGGGAGGGGACGACGTTTTGTATCGGTGTCTGTTTATTATAGATGTGTTTATCTGTGGTGGATATAACGGTGCTGAACCATTCAATGATCTATGGAAGATGAATCTGACGACATATCAGTGGTCGAAATTCTCTCAATTACCGAACCCAGTTTATTTCCATTCGGCCGATGTTACAGTTGTAAGTATCCAATAATCGTTTCTCGTAAAGTGACTGTCGAAATCAATCGAAGAAGAAATCATGTAATTATGCtgtttgttcatttttcaagattttagtCAAGAGATTTCCCCATATCTTGACCAAATTTTTCTGATTACGGGAAATTATatgatatcctcagtgagatTTCCCGATATTTTCCCTGACCCTTGACCAACATTGTCCTGATTACAtgaaattataagatatcctgaCCCGGGTTGGGCTGTTTcctatcaagaggttccttgtgtctCGAACAAAAACGACGAGACACCAAAAAGTCTAATTCCCCAATTTTTACCTGACCCTTGACCAAAATATCCCCGATTGAATTATATGATATCTTCAGTGGGTATATGAAGATATTCCTTGTGCCActtgtcaccagcaagaacaacaagacaccaaaatgCAAATTGCCTGACTTAAAAGAAAGGAGTCAGTCAGAATTTCATGATTTGTAAGAACCCCGATATGTTTATTACCGGTAGTGAAGATCATCtgaaatttgtatttgatgaATGTATGTTTCAGGATGGTTGCATGTATATATTCGGAGGTGTTAATGTGATAGACACCGAAAGAAATGCGGATATTTATCGGATTTGGCTGCATCCGCCGACCTTGAAAGAACAATGTTGGATACGATTTACGTCGTTAGTGGAAGACTTTGCGTTGCTGGGACGAGACGTTCTACTCGAAATCGGAATTCCCGAGGATTTAGTGTCAAGAGTGTGCTAGCTGTATAAATATTGACGATTCTCTAGAATTTCACAGTTATTCAAGAGAATATCATCAACCAATACTCGGAGTCCTCTGTGTTGTAACGATAATTTAAAATCCCACACTAAGCATGTcgagtccgaaatgtttccttgagctagtgtagtttatttcaacatttcaactatatcctaatagtcatctcataataataattgtcatttatatagcgcaggTAACTAAACTAGAGTCTGTTCAAATGCGCTCCAATTTTGGTATTATTATccccagcctataactctaTTCATGAACCAGTTATCtctccctggagagaagtaACATCGGAGCAGCTACTAGGTGCTCAGAAGTCGTCTATACCCATTTACCTGTACTCCTGGGTAGAGAGActagaggcaatgaggataagtgtcttgccggAGGACACTATGGTAATGTACAGGTGTTCGAACTCACGACCTGGCTTCTTAGAGTCGAACACTCTAACCACTTGCCCACACCGCTCCTTCGGTATCTCCAGGAATTCCTAACTTAAAACCTAAGTCACTTATggactgaaaatattttgttaaagcctaagtattcctgaagatgactattaggatatacaGTTGAAGTCAGTTATAACGCTACCATCCTTTTTAATGCCACCTCACTTAACGCAGACATTTTTCAGAGAACAAACTTTCTCGATCTAACTCTAATTCAGTGAAAATACgccatatttttcattgtcCTAACAGTGGCGTTATTATAGGACTAAAGCTCTTTTACTGTAgtcgaaattttgaaatgaactgcTATCTCTAATAGTGGTATTCGAGAGATTATTGTACTAAAATAAATAGCGATGGCACTAATATGTTTTACTTTGTGCAATGTGTTTCTATGTGATGATATTAAATGCAGCTTGTTCATCGATCTTTGTACATAGTGTCAATAAAATTTTATAAACTATTCGtcatataattcaattaatagTTAGTTAGTTCTTTAGGCTGATAGCTTCATTTCGCTTGTCGAGTCAAGACTTTCAGACTGGTTTGATATTCCACTCGAGGAGCAGTTGAGTTCACTGAAGTGATCGATGGAAAGAAGTGAATAAGATTTTCTCATGTTTATTATCGAAAATATTCTAGAATAGGTGATACAATGAAAATGACACCGGCCATGTAGaaataatatcataaatatcgAGAAgggatgaaatatcaaattgtgTCACTAACTAATAAGTTTACAGTGAAGATATACTTGGTTAAGAATTAGTGGCAATTCAAAGGGGTCTTCGCAAAATACAAACCCCTACAAATGTAAGTGATTTAAAGTGTTGTGCCCCATTCTAGATGGCATGAAAAGGGATTTCAGggaaaaaatggcaaaatctTGTACAAAAGTAGATGCAGCCAGAGGCATGTCAGGGTCCATTGCGGTTTTTCAATTTCCCTTGAGCCCACTCAAAATAATATAAGCCTGATGAGAAAATGATCAGTCGTGAGAAGGCACTTTCAGATTTTTCAGGCAAAGGGCAACTTGATAATTTAAGGAGGGCAAGGACCCTCTAATAAGTGAAAACCCACAGTTAGTTACAACTAAACCCCATGACTAGAGAAACCAAGTTCTCTGATATAAGGGTTTAGTAGTTAACTCAAAACTGCCAGcgaataaacttttaaatatCTACTGTGGGTTTTCACTTATCAACTCTAAACTGAGAATATATCAAGTCAGTGCACCAGTCATGTTAACAACCCTCTCTAAATCCATGCCGATCCCTGTGTGCGTAAAGCATTGTAACCCCATATAGATGCATATTAATACCCAATGAATGCCTCTTTAAAACATTAACCCTCATCAATCTTCAAGTTACATCATAACGATAACAACGTCATCATAAAATCTCAATCATTACGGAATCTATGAAATTCTTCTCACCGTATTTTAACACATAAAATATCCACATTCAATCCAGTTGAATGAATTTAATACATTTCTCAGATTTCGTAGAATTGGTTTTATATCACAGCTTAAACGCGGTATTTTtgtataaataaaaacaaataaacaacgcAATTATTTacaagcaattattaaaaacaGACTTTGTTTAGTTTTTTGCTGTCATCTCATCTTGAAGCAAAACTTGCGTTAGTTAAAAAACAGAAACCAGTTCCACTAAACTGTACTAACATTCTACAAGtcaaatcatttaattttcaattggtTAATCATAGAGTATAACCATGGAATTCTGTGCAAACCTCCCTCCCTCGGCAGGAACTTGAAACTGATGTTATggtgagactctgccatggCATGAAACTCTGCCTAATCAGAAGTCAGATTTTATTCTAGCCCGGGTTATTCCTATCTGCAACTTAGCCTCGGTGATTATAAATAAcaggcaatctgattggtgttGCTAGTTTTCATGCGACTTAGCTGCACATGCAACTGTGAACTTGTACTAATcagggcctggttttatagactggtatcatctttaacctgggggttaactcaattgaaaatgaattaagttagcctccaggttaaagttaataccagtctataaaaccggccccaggggTTTTGTGCCGCTAcagaatccctgccgagggaggaagGGTGCAAACAGAATCTTATCTGCGTATTTTAAGTACCCTTTCATAAAATTAATGCCCATCAGACGAGAAGAAACTGCTTTGAAGTCAGTTGTGGAGCATAGAGAGATGCTTTGAGAATCCTCGCGCATGAAGCAgaccgccgctgctgctgctgctgctgctgctgtcttATAAACCGAATGTTCCACTTTGACTTCCGTTCATCAAATGAGTCCTTTCATTCGCATCATCAGCTCTTAAAGCATTAGTAAAACTCTGTCGATACCAACCATAGATAATACAGTTTACAAATCCTTGTAATGGAGCTGTCAATGCCTGTAATTTAACgattaataaaattaaaattaccATACAGACACAAACCAACTCTTAGTATCTCTCTCATTTCTGTagtgaactgatataaatctcaGTATAGTAAACGAATAAAAACCCGTAGATTTGtagaaacagtttatttccTTACAGTTTCGAGGTTAAAACTAAACCTCATCTTCAGAGGAACAAAAATACTGTACCTCATCTTCAGAGGAACAAAAACTACTGTTTCTACTAATCTACTGTT carries:
- the LOC141902041 gene encoding kelch domain-containing protein 10-like — translated: MEDEVKYFTFELVTAKADEQNDPEFLQHPDDRSGHRIIVTNNNLYSIGGYNPHYWGRENDEFTIYPIFRELWKFNLTTRIWMKLKTSGEMPVELASHAALLLGNNLLVHGGTGTPFGYSSSNQLYACNLRTLQWVNIQCNGTLPGEVYGHSLTVVGKYIYMFGGTTGFEYSDDVHKLDLETFIWERIPIDDRKPPDNRRRPKGRYRHEAVTDGEKVFIFGGGRAYATYGFEELDVFNIKENVWEKHTCQPAGSIGFPKPRRCHSCVRYKNNVFICGGYNGAEPFNDLWKMNLTTYQWSKFSQLPNPVYFHSADVTVDGCMYIFGGVNVIDTERNADIYRIWLHPPTLKEQCWIRFTSLVEDFALLGRDVLLEIGIPEDLVSRVC